A single Parabacteroides timonensis DNA region contains:
- a CDS encoding glycosyltransferase: MNRITDLDLILPCYNPPPGWELKVIGKFKEVQSLFTSINFHLLIVSDGSTRGYEPETVATLKQEIPGIQIVDYRPNRGKGYALREAVRHCQSEYIIYTDYDFPYTDDSFDRVISTLLGGADLVVAIRDRNYQKNLPPFRRFLSESSHLCNAIFLRLKIRDTQGGLKGFNQTGKTVFLSTKVNSFLFDTEFIYKAQRKKLNIQAVQSRIRDGLTVSDMGFKVLKREMANFFSILFNK, translated from the coding sequence ATGAATCGTATAACTGACTTAGACCTTATTTTGCCTTGTTACAACCCGCCTCCAGGTTGGGAGTTAAAGGTTATCGGAAAATTCAAAGAGGTACAATCTTTGTTTACTTCCATCAATTTTCACTTACTGATTGTGAGTGACGGTTCGACACGTGGATATGAACCGGAAACGGTAGCCACACTGAAACAGGAGATTCCCGGAATACAGATAGTAGATTATCGTCCCAATAGAGGAAAAGGATATGCTTTACGCGAAGCGGTACGACATTGCCAGTCAGAATACATCATCTATACCGATTATGATTTCCCCTATACCGACGACTCTTTCGATAGGGTTATCAGCACATTACTGGGTGGAGCAGATCTCGTAGTAGCGATACGGGACAGAAATTATCAAAAAAATCTTCCTCCTTTCCGGCGATTCCTTTCCGAATCATCCCATTTATGTAATGCTATTTTTCTGCGCTTAAAAATACGCGATACGCAAGGGGGATTAAAAGGTTTCAACCAAACAGGAAAAACGGTTTTTTTATCAACAAAAGTTAATAGTTTTCTGTTCGATACAGAATTTATTTATAAAGCACAAAGAAAAAAACTGAACATACAAGCCGTGCAGTCACGTATCAGAGACGGCTTAACCGTCTCTGACATGGGTTTCAAAGTTTTGAAACGTGAGATGGCAAACTTTTTTTCAATCTTATTCAACAAATGA
- a CDS encoding nucleotide sugar dehydrogenase has translation MEKIKVAIIGLGYVGLPLAHLFATKYPVVGFDVKQSRVDALRKGEDITREMSAEKLNSVLLSHLPEFDETGLYFTSEPSDLQSCNYYIVAVPTPVDTHHSPDLTPLYKASETVGHALSKGDIVIYESTVCPGITEEECVPILANTSGLVFNQDFFAGYSPERINPGDKKHTVEKIIKVTSGSTPETARKVDALYRSVITAGTFPVSSIRVAEASKVIENTQRDINIAFVNELAKIFHLLDIDTNEVLAAAGTKWNFLPFKPGLVGGHCIGVDPYYLIRKAQDYGYHPGLILYGRRINDTMGEYIAGRVVKCMIKKDVPVKHAEVLVLGFTFKENCPDVRNTRVGDVVRVLKDYGVRVSVYDPWARVEEVRSEYGLELTASLSGEKKYDAVVLAVAHNEFLELDIPSLVKENHVVYDVKGCLNPEWVDDRL, from the coding sequence ATGGAAAAAATAAAGGTTGCAATTATAGGCTTGGGGTATGTCGGGTTGCCATTGGCACATTTGTTCGCAACCAAATATCCGGTTGTCGGCTTTGATGTCAAGCAGAGCCGGGTGGATGCCTTAAGGAAAGGGGAGGACATTACGAGAGAGATGTCTGCCGAAAAACTGAATTCCGTTTTGTTGTCTCATTTACCGGAATTTGATGAGACAGGGCTCTATTTTACATCTGAACCTTCCGATCTTCAATCATGTAATTATTATATTGTGGCAGTTCCTACTCCGGTAGACACACATCATAGTCCAGATCTGACGCCTTTGTATAAAGCGAGCGAGACGGTGGGGCATGCTTTGTCGAAAGGCGATATCGTGATTTATGAATCTACGGTTTGTCCCGGGATAACGGAAGAAGAATGTGTCCCTATCCTGGCAAACACATCCGGTCTGGTTTTTAATCAGGATTTCTTTGCAGGTTATTCACCGGAACGTATCAATCCGGGGGACAAGAAACATACGGTAGAGAAAATCATAAAGGTGACATCAGGGTCAACGCCGGAAACAGCCAGGAAAGTCGATGCTTTGTACCGGTCGGTTATCACAGCGGGAACATTCCCGGTGTCCAGTATCCGTGTGGCTGAAGCATCCAAAGTAATCGAAAATACACAGCGGGATATAAATATCGCTTTTGTAAATGAATTGGCTAAAATATTTCATCTGCTGGATATAGATACGAATGAAGTATTGGCAGCAGCCGGAACAAAATGGAACTTCCTGCCGTTTAAGCCGGGCCTGGTCGGTGGTCATTGTATAGGTGTCGATCCTTATTATCTGATCCGGAAAGCCCAGGATTACGGATATCATCCCGGGCTGATTTTGTATGGTCGTCGTATCAATGATACAATGGGGGAATATATTGCCGGACGTGTGGTGAAATGTATGATCAAAAAGGACGTACCTGTGAAACATGCAGAAGTCCTGGTGCTTGGTTTTACCTTTAAAGAGAATTGCCCGGACGTAAGAAATACGAGAGTCGGTGACGTAGTCCGTGTGTTAAAGGATTATGGGGTGAGAGTTTCTGTATATGATCCTTGGGCACGTGTAGAAGAGGTTCGGAGTGAATATGGGCTTGAACTGACAGCCTCTTTGTCCGGAGAAAAGAAATATGATGCAGTCGTACTGGCTGTAGCACATAATGAGTTTCTTGAACTCGATATACCATCGCTTGTGAAAGAAAACCATGTAGTATATGATGTAAAAGGCTGCCTGAACCCGGAATGGGTGGACGACCGTCTCTAA
- a CDS encoding glycosyl transferase family 90 — protein sequence MKNKITYIFSSGKNPKFVYYGINLLRQLIPSAFFRMRRKRKIAKLIASRSDMDYIESRVNYYNKLNAPVQLPADAPILADHKMPKKKKVYFFDSFEYTRWFPKELHWGYLPGDIIIVPDYPSIVKSRPLVTGDQRLSIDNTNSIVMKLEKDRHFVFVNDTKPFHEKMNRVIFRGKVKGKPSRRVLMQMYFNHPMCDLGDVSKHTDDPQEWQTAKMTLKEHLDFKFILSMEGNDVASNLKWVMSSNSIAVMPRPTCETWFMEGTLIPNYHYIEIKDDLSDLEERLNYYIEHEDEALEIIKHAHEYVAFFKDKQREDLINLLVLQKYFEKTGQLPG from the coding sequence ATGAAGAACAAGATCACTTACATTTTCTCCAGCGGAAAAAATCCGAAATTCGTTTATTACGGAATCAATCTGCTACGTCAGTTAATTCCTTCTGCTTTTTTCAGGATGAGAAGAAAAAGAAAGATTGCCAAACTGATCGCTTCGCGCTCCGACATGGATTACATTGAAAGCAGGGTCAATTACTACAACAAGCTGAATGCTCCGGTACAGTTGCCGGCCGATGCCCCGATACTGGCCGACCATAAAATGCCTAAAAAGAAAAAAGTATATTTCTTCGACTCATTCGAATATACCCGATGGTTTCCAAAAGAATTGCACTGGGGATATCTGCCGGGCGATATTATAATCGTACCCGATTATCCTTCTATTGTAAAAAGTAGACCTTTGGTCACCGGTGACCAAAGGTTGTCTATAGACAACACCAATTCCATTGTTATGAAATTGGAAAAAGACCGTCACTTTGTATTTGTCAACGACACCAAACCTTTTCACGAAAAAATGAACCGGGTTATCTTCCGCGGAAAAGTAAAAGGCAAACCCAGCCGCCGTGTACTCATGCAAATGTATTTCAACCATCCGATGTGCGACCTGGGCGACGTAAGCAAGCATACCGATGACCCACAGGAATGGCAAACAGCCAAAATGACGCTTAAGGAACATCTGGATTTTAAATTTATCCTCTCTATGGAAGGAAACGATGTTGCCAGCAACCTGAAATGGGTCATGTCATCCAATTCGATAGCCGTGATGCCTCGGCCTACCTGCGAAACATGGTTCATGGAAGGCACATTGATCCCCAATTACCATTACATCGAGATCAAAGACGACCTGTCCGACCTGGAAGAACGGCTGAATTATTATATCGAGCATGAAGACGAAGCCCTGGAAATCATTAAACATGCCCACGAATATGTAGCTTTCTTTAAAGACAAACAACGGGAAGACCTGATCAACCTGTTGGTTCTTCAGAAATATTTTGAAAAGACCGGCCAATTACCGGGTTAA
- a CDS encoding ribonuclease H1 domain-containing protein gives MAKSKYYVVWKGLNPGVYDNWAECKMQVEGQDGAKYKSFETREEAADAFEKGYSFYLKAASSAKAASNLAPQAPIGKPINESLAVDAACSGNPGDMEYRGVYTATGQEIFHIGPLKKGTNNIGEFLALVHGLALLKQKGSDLPIYSDSRNAIIWVKKKKCKTLLEREPVNEPIFDLIERAEKWLNTNTYTTTILKWETAVWGEIPADFGRK, from the coding sequence ATGGCGAAGAGTAAATATTATGTAGTATGGAAAGGACTGAACCCGGGTGTTTACGACAACTGGGCGGAGTGTAAGATGCAGGTGGAAGGACAGGATGGAGCGAAATACAAGTCTTTCGAAACCCGTGAAGAGGCAGCTGACGCCTTCGAAAAAGGGTATTCCTTTTACCTGAAAGCTGCATCGTCTGCCAAAGCAGCTTCTAACCTGGCACCGCAGGCCCCGATCGGGAAACCTATCAACGAAAGTCTGGCGGTCGATGCTGCATGTAGCGGCAACCCGGGTGATATGGAGTACCGAGGTGTCTACACTGCGACCGGACAGGAGATTTTTCATATCGGTCCTTTAAAGAAAGGGACTAATAATATCGGAGAATTTCTCGCCCTCGTACACGGCCTGGCCCTACTGAAACAGAAAGGTAGCGACTTGCCTATTTATTCAGATAGCCGTAATGCCATCATCTGGGTCAAAAAGAAGAAATGCAAAACATTGCTGGAACGCGAGCCTGTCAACGAGCCGATCTTCGACCTGATAGAACGAGCCGAGAAATGGCTGAATACGAATACCTATACCACTACGATCCTGAAATGGGAGACTGCAGTATGGGGAGAGATCCCGGCTGACTTCGGACGGAAATAA
- a CDS encoding shikimate kinase, whose amino-acid sequence MKRIFLIGYMGAGKTTVGKDLAERMGLSFIDLDCYIEARYHKTVGQIFAERGEEAFRDIERRMLHEVSMFEDVLISTGGGAPCFFDNMEFMNENGTTVYLKVSVEELAKRLDTCKTTRPVLKGRSGDELVAFIAESLEKRTPFYTKASIVFDAEVMLTETDVHKITEALEKIL is encoded by the coding sequence ATGAAGCGTATTTTTTTGATAGGTTATATGGGTGCCGGAAAAACGACGGTCGGAAAAGATCTGGCGGAACGGATGGGACTCTCTTTTATTGACCTGGACTGTTACATCGAAGCCCGTTATCATAAAACTGTCGGGCAGATATTTGCTGAAAGAGGAGAAGAGGCCTTCCGGGATATCGAACGCCGGATGCTTCATGAAGTCTCGATGTTCGAGGATGTATTGATATCCACCGGTGGCGGTGCTCCGTGCTTTTTTGATAACATGGAGTTTATGAACGAAAACGGGACGACCGTCTACCTGAAAGTTTCGGTGGAAGAACTGGCAAAACGCTTGGATACCTGTAAGACAACCCGTCCGGTATTGAAAGGCCGTTCCGGAGACGAACTGGTAGCGTTTATCGCCGAGAGTCTGGAAAAAAGAACTCCTTTTTATACGAAAGCTTCAATCGTGTTTGATGCGGAAGTGATGTTGACAGAGACTGATGTACACAAAATTACAGAAGCATTAGAGAAAATATTATAA
- a CDS encoding alanine dehydrogenase — MEATGGKQVQGAYIPQELLKELSKVNNRLLIGIPRERKEGEKRLVLTPEAVDMLTDRGHHVLVETGAGLGINYSDNHYSEAGAEIVSTPAEVFQADIILKILPPLPEEILLMKPRSTLFSMVQLNLFAAEAFELMMAKRITAIAYELLSDDQRRCPVLNVISEIEGTAAITIASELLSNVQGGKGILLGGIPGVSPTEVVIVGAGNAGTVAARAALALGASVKVFDDDINKLRTIQQVLGQGLFTSNFHPNVLHNAFRTADVVIGAMRYINTRYRYVIAEELVRTMKRGSLVIDLRISQGGCFETTCCLGKTDPTVFEQYGVLHYCKPNISNRVARTTSMAFSNIFVPIFLSLGDAGSVQNMIKSDDGFRSGVYMYCGKPVSSYVSNHFNLSSNNLDLYLSAF, encoded by the coding sequence ATGGAAGCAACAGGAGGCAAGCAGGTGCAGGGAGCATACATCCCTCAGGAACTGTTGAAGGAATTGAGTAAGGTGAACAATCGTTTGCTGATAGGTATTCCCCGGGAACGGAAAGAAGGGGAAAAACGTTTGGTGCTTACCCCCGAAGCCGTTGATATGTTGACCGACCGTGGACATCATGTATTGGTTGAAACCGGGGCTGGGCTGGGAATAAACTATTCCGATAACCATTACTCTGAAGCCGGAGCTGAAATTGTTTCTACTCCTGCAGAAGTATTTCAAGCCGATATTATCCTAAAAATCCTTCCACCGTTACCGGAAGAGATCCTATTGATGAAACCTCGCTCGACGCTCTTTTCGATGGTGCAACTCAACCTGTTTGCCGCCGAGGCATTCGAACTGATGATGGCCAAACGGATTACGGCGATTGCCTACGAGCTGCTGTCGGACGACCAACGGAGATGTCCGGTGTTGAATGTGATCTCCGAGATAGAAGGAACGGCCGCTATTACCATCGCTTCCGAATTGTTAAGCAATGTACAGGGAGGAAAAGGTATCCTTCTGGGAGGAATACCTGGTGTATCGCCAACCGAAGTAGTTATTGTCGGAGCCGGAAATGCCGGTACCGTTGCTGCACGGGCTGCCCTGGCACTGGGAGCATCGGTTAAAGTCTTCGACGATGATATAAACAAGCTGCGCACTATTCAGCAGGTATTGGGGCAGGGACTTTTCACTTCCAACTTCCATCCTAATGTATTACACAATGCTTTCCGTACTGCCGATGTGGTGATCGGAGCCATGCGTTATATCAATACCCGTTACCGTTATGTGATCGCAGAAGAGTTGGTTCGCACTATGAAACGTGGTTCACTGGTGATCGACCTGCGTATCAGCCAGGGTGGTTGCTTCGAAACGACCTGCTGTTTGGGTAAAACAGATCCAACCGTGTTCGAACAATACGGCGTATTGCATTATTGCAAACCCAATATAAGTAACCGGGTGGCGCGTACAACTTCAATGGCTTTCAGTAATATATTCGTCCCGATCTTCCTCTCTTTGGGAGATGCCGGGTCGGTCCAGAATATGATAAAGTCAGATGACGGCTTTCGCTCAGGTGTTTATATGTATTGTGGAAAACCTGTAAGCAGTTATGTCTCTAATCATTTTAATTTATCGTCGAATAATCTGGATCTATATCTCTCTGCTTTTTAA
- a CDS encoding 2-oxoacid:acceptor oxidoreductase subunit alpha, producing the protein MAEQTKVTTLEQVVVRFSGDSGDGMQLTGTIFSNLSAILGNEISTFPDYPAEIRAPQGTLSGVSGFQVHLGSRKIFTPGDKADVLVAMNPAALKVNVKNIKQNSIVIIDTDSFKKSDLDKALFTTDDPFKELGLGGVQVVAAPISTMVKDGLAEFGLDNKSALRCKNMFALGLVCWLFDRPLEEAMNMLQNKFAKKPAIAKANIKALTDGYNYGHNIHASVSTYRIESEKAAPGFYTDVNGNKATSYGLIAAAEKSGLQLFLGSYPITPATDILHELSKRKDLGVVTVQAEDEIAGICTAIGASFAGSLAATSTSGPGLALKSEAIGLAVIAEIPLVIIDVQRGGPSTGMPTKSEQTDLMQALHGRNGESPLVVIAASTPTDCFDAAFWAAKLAVEHMTPVILLTDAFIANGSSAWKLPDLDKYPEIKPNYVSNYTEEKVWKAYRRDKESLVRYWAIPGMEGFAHRLGGLEKDYETSAISTDPINHQKMVSTRQAKIDKIADYIPELEVIGDPDADLLLIGWGGTYGHLYEAMETMQKQGKKVAMAHFKFISPLPKNTIEVLSKFKKAVVAEQNNGQFANYLRAKVPGFNPYKFNRVKGQPFVVARLVEEFTKILEA; encoded by the coding sequence ATGGCAGAACAGACAAAAGTAACAACTTTGGAACAGGTTGTAGTTCGTTTCTCCGGGGACTCCGGAGACGGTATGCAGTTGACCGGAACAATCTTTTCAAATCTGTCGGCTATCCTCGGAAATGAGATCTCTACGTTTCCCGACTACCCGGCAGAAATTCGTGCTCCACAAGGAACACTTAGTGGTGTATCAGGATTTCAGGTTCATCTGGGATCACGTAAAATCTTCACTCCTGGCGATAAGGCGGATGTATTGGTAGCAATGAACCCGGCCGCGCTGAAAGTGAATGTAAAGAATATCAAACAGAACTCGATTGTTATCATCGATACCGACTCTTTCAAGAAGTCGGATCTCGACAAAGCATTGTTTACTACAGACGATCCTTTTAAAGAATTAGGTTTGGGTGGTGTGCAGGTTGTAGCCGCTCCGATCTCGACAATGGTGAAAGACGGTCTGGCTGAATTTGGCCTGGATAATAAGTCTGCTCTACGTTGTAAGAATATGTTCGCATTAGGACTTGTTTGCTGGTTGTTCGACCGTCCTCTGGAAGAGGCGATGAATATGCTTCAAAATAAGTTTGCCAAAAAACCGGCTATCGCGAAAGCTAATATCAAAGCGTTGACCGATGGTTATAATTACGGACATAATATCCACGCATCGGTTTCCACCTATCGTATCGAAAGCGAAAAGGCAGCACCGGGTTTCTATACCGATGTAAATGGAAACAAGGCTACTTCTTACGGGCTGATCGCTGCTGCAGAAAAGTCTGGCCTTCAATTATTCCTGGGAAGCTATCCTATTACTCCGGCAACGGATATCCTGCATGAATTGTCAAAACGTAAAGACCTGGGGGTTGTTACCGTACAGGCAGAAGACGAAATTGCCGGTATCTGTACGGCTATCGGTGCCAGTTTTGCCGGCAGCCTGGCTGCTACATCTACTTCCGGTCCGGGTCTGGCCCTGAAGAGTGAAGCGATCGGTCTGGCTGTAATAGCTGAAATACCTTTGGTTATTATCGACGTGCAACGTGGTGGTCCTTCAACCGGTATGCCTACCAAGAGTGAGCAAACCGACCTGATGCAGGCTCTTCACGGACGTAACGGTGAAAGCCCGCTGGTTGTTATTGCCGCTTCAACTCCGACAGACTGTTTCGATGCTGCTTTCTGGGCAGCTAAACTGGCTGTTGAGCATATGACTCCGGTTATCCTGTTGACAGATGCTTTCATTGCAAACGGTTCGTCTGCCTGGAAGTTGCCTGACCTGGATAAGTATCCGGAAATCAAACCGAATTACGTATCTAACTATACAGAAGAAAAGGTATGGAAAGCCTACCGTCGCGATAAGGAAAGCTTGGTTCGTTACTGGGCTATCCCGGGTATGGAAGGTTTCGCACATCGTCTGGGTGGTTTGGAAAAAGACTATGAGACAAGTGCTATCTCGACTGATCCGATCAATCACCAGAAGATGGTTTCCACCCGTCAGGCTAAGATCGACAAGATTGCCGACTATATCCCTGAACTGGAAGTGATCGGTGATCCTGATGCCGACCTGCTGTTGATTGGCTGGGGTGGAACTTACGGCCACTTGTATGAAGCGATGGAAACCATGCAGAAACAAGGAAAGAAAGTCGCAATGGCTCACTTCAAATTCATCAGCCCGCTGCCGAAGAATACAATTGAAGTACTTTCTAAGTTCAAAAAAGCTGTGGTTGCTGAACAGAATAACGGACAGTTTGCAAACTACTTGCGTGCTAAAGTACCCGGATTTAATCCGTATAAATTCAATCGCGTAAAGGGACAGCCTTTCGTTGTTGCGAGATTAGTTGAGGAATTCACTAAAATATTGGAGGCTTAA